In Pseudomonadota bacterium, one genomic interval encodes:
- a CDS encoding SDR family oxidoreductase — protein sequence MKTLITGNMGYVGPSVVRRLRQSYPQATLVGLDTGYFAHCLTNADILPECRVDVQYFTDVRRPPWEALSEVDIIAHLAAISNDPMGNTFEEVTSDINYRASVELAKEAKKRGVKAFVFASSCSIYGLADDSPRKETSPLNPLTAYAKSKVHTEVELQNLADSNFQVTCLRFATACGMSDRLRLDLVVNDFVACALTSKNITILSDGTPWRPLIHLEDMARAFDWAIQRDRDHGGDFLVVNVGRSAWNHQVKELADAVARVIPGVTISVNKNAPPDSRSYRVDFALFERLAPGYQPQIDLHRAIRELEGGLNAMGFKDSNFRTSKFMRLEVLRHLTNEGLLDKNLEWTHAKPSTRNRQGETS from the coding sequence ATGAAGACACTGATTACAGGCAATATGGGTTATGTTGGCCCGAGCGTCGTGAGGCGACTCCGGCAATCCTACCCGCAGGCGACATTGGTAGGACTTGATACAGGTTACTTTGCACACTGCCTAACCAATGCCGATATTCTTCCCGAGTGCAGAGTCGATGTTCAGTACTTCACGGACGTTCGTCGGCCGCCGTGGGAAGCATTAAGTGAAGTGGACATCATTGCGCATCTGGCGGCAATATCGAATGACCCTATGGGTAACACGTTCGAGGAAGTAACATCTGATATCAATTATCGCGCGAGTGTTGAACTGGCGAAAGAGGCCAAAAAAAGAGGCGTAAAAGCCTTCGTTTTCGCTTCAAGTTGCAGTATATATGGTTTGGCTGATGACAGTCCCAGAAAAGAGACCTCTCCGCTGAATCCACTCACCGCATACGCTAAATCAAAGGTACACACTGAAGTCGAACTTCAGAATCTCGCGGATAGTAATTTCCAAGTAACTTGTCTGAGATTTGCGACAGCCTGTGGAATGAGTGACCGGCTTCGGCTGGACCTCGTTGTAAATGACTTCGTGGCTTGTGCACTGACCTCTAAGAACATCACCATTCTAAGTGATGGGACTCCATGGAGACCTCTGATCCATCTTGAGGATATGGCTCGAGCGTTTGATTGGGCAATACAGAGGGATCGTGATCACGGCGGTGACTTTCTGGTTGTTAATGTGGGCCGTAGCGCTTGGAATCACCAGGTGAAAGAACTAGCGGATGCGGTCGCAAGGGTTATCCCCGGTGTAACCATCTCGGTAAACAAGAACGCCCCACCGGACAGTCGTTCTTATAGGGTAGACTTCGCCTTATTTGAGCGGCTTGCGCCCGGATATCAGCCGCAAATAGATCTGCACAGGGCCATACGGGAGCTCGAGGGCGGACTGAACGCAATGGGGTTTAAGGACTCGAACTTCCGGACTTCCAAGTTTATGAGGCTTGAGGTTCTCAGACACCTAACAAATGAAGGTCTGTTAGACAAAAATCTGGAGTGGACCCACGCGAAACCGTCAACAAGAAATCGTCAAGGGGAAACAAGTTGA
- a CDS encoding class I SAM-dependent methyltransferase has translation MQQNDRIRIHASCRFCETKLQHTFVDLGMSPLCESFLSHDKLNQMEPFYPLHAHVCDGCFLVQLEQYVSPEEIFTEYAYFSSYSDTWLEHAKNYTEMVVKRFSLTEQSRVMELASNDGYLLQYFVQKGIPALGVEPAANVAAVAKKRGVTTLVKFFGRDTARELVSEYGQVDLVIGNNVLAQVPDLNDFVSGIKIVLKPGGIITMEFPHLMRLMNENQFDTIYHEHFSYFSLLTTEKILSRHGLTLFDVEEIPTHGGSLRVYARHADDIAKPISDRAVELRKREENTGFGCLEHYLTFGDRVKETKRNLLEFLIKAKREGHTLAGYGAPGKGNTLLNYCGIRTDFIEYTVDRNPYKHGKYLPGTHIPIFDPQKISETKPDYLFILPWNFKGEIMAQMASIREWGGKFVVPIPEVTVYT, from the coding sequence ATGCAACAGAATGATAGGATCCGCATACACGCAAGCTGCCGGTTCTGCGAAACAAAGCTACAGCATACCTTCGTCGATCTTGGCATGTCACCACTTTGCGAGAGCTTTTTAAGTCACGACAAGCTGAATCAGATGGAGCCGTTCTATCCCCTCCATGCTCATGTTTGTGATGGTTGTTTTCTTGTCCAGTTGGAGCAATACGTGAGCCCCGAGGAAATATTCACCGAATACGCGTATTTTTCCTCGTACTCTGATACTTGGTTGGAGCACGCTAAGAACTACACTGAGATGGTCGTTAAGCGGTTTAGTCTCACCGAGCAAAGCAGGGTCATGGAGTTAGCGAGCAACGATGGCTATCTGCTTCAGTACTTCGTTCAAAAGGGAATTCCCGCGCTCGGCGTAGAGCCCGCAGCTAACGTTGCAGCCGTCGCAAAGAAAAGAGGTGTGACGACACTTGTTAAGTTCTTTGGACGAGACACAGCCCGCGAACTGGTTAGCGAGTACGGTCAAGTCGATCTCGTCATAGGAAACAACGTTTTGGCACAAGTGCCCGATCTGAACGATTTTGTGAGCGGCATAAAGATAGTACTCAAGCCAGGCGGAATAATAACAATGGAATTCCCGCATCTGATGCGGCTAATGAATGAGAACCAATTCGATACAATCTATCATGAGCACTTCTCGTATTTCTCCCTTCTGACGACCGAAAAGATTCTATCGAGGCACGGCCTTACATTATTTGATGTCGAGGAAATACCCACTCATGGCGGATCGCTAAGGGTCTACGCACGGCACGCGGACGATATCGCTAAGCCTATCAGCGATCGGGCAGTCGAATTGAGGAAAAGAGAAGAGAACACCGGGTTTGGCTGTCTTGAGCACTATCTTACGTTTGGTGACAGAGTTAAGGAGACAAAGAGAAACCTCCTGGAATTTCTCATTAAAGCTAAGCGAGAAGGTCATACGCTTGCAGGATATGGGGCACCGGGAAAGGGAAATACGCTCTTGAATTACTGCGGCATTCGCACCGACTTCATCGAGTACACCGTCGATCGCAACCCGTATAAACATGGGAAATACTTGCCAGGAACACACATTCCCATTTTTGATCCCCAAAAGATCAGCGAAACAAAACCGGATTACCTGTTTATTCTGCCGTGGAACTTTAAGGGCGAGATCATGGCGCAAATGGCTAGCATTCGAGAGTGGGGAGGTAAGTTTGTTGTGCCTATTCCAGAGGTAACAGTCTACACTTAA
- a CDS encoding glycosyltransferase yields the protein MVTKIMYLVDYYEGPEGGTEGQLLQLIQHLDRSRYEPAVTVLRSSSYIERNQLPCPVTVLGVTKLASMRSILKVLGYALRLRRENYELVHCFFNDASLIAPPLLRIFGIRVVVSRRDLGFWYTLWNLAVLRLVAPFVERYVANGQAVKRMVQQREWVPSGKITVISNGYIPRAENSAEAVSAKRLSGVPDRVSVVGIVANLRPIKRIDTLIEAFALINREYPDARLVIVGGDGPSQGGKSIREELEGLARLLRIRERVIFTGRVEDPGPYIRRFNVAVLCSESEGFSNSVMEYMQAGRPIVCTDTGGNPELVHDNCNGLLVPVGDVRALADRLIRLLSDSELARRLGEAARETVRSSYTHTRMVTEQMACYDEVLSVGLSGCRFSRVSERVRPPVRDS from the coding sequence ATGGTGACGAAGATCATGTATCTCGTGGACTATTACGAGGGACCCGAAGGCGGAACTGAGGGGCAGCTTTTGCAGCTCATCCAACACCTCGACCGGTCCCGGTACGAGCCGGCCGTGACGGTGCTCCGTAGCAGTTCATATATAGAGCGTAACCAACTTCCTTGTCCGGTGACGGTACTCGGTGTCACCAAGTTGGCTAGCATGCGATCGATTCTCAAGGTCCTAGGTTACGCGTTGAGACTGCGCCGGGAGAACTACGAGCTAGTACACTGTTTCTTTAATGACGCGTCGTTGATCGCGCCTCCGCTACTTAGGATCTTCGGCATTCGCGTGGTGGTATCCCGTCGCGATTTGGGCTTCTGGTACACGTTGTGGAATCTTGCCGTGCTCAGACTGGTCGCACCATTTGTTGAGCGCTATGTAGCGAACGGTCAGGCAGTAAAGCGCATGGTCCAACAACGAGAGTGGGTGCCCAGTGGGAAGATTACCGTCATCTCTAACGGTTACATTCCCCGCGCCGAAAACTCCGCCGAGGCTGTATCTGCTAAGAGGCTATCCGGAGTTCCGGATCGTGTCTCCGTGGTCGGAATCGTCGCGAATCTTCGGCCGATTAAGCGCATCGACACTCTCATCGAAGCGTTTGCTCTCATTAACCGTGAATATCCCGATGCCCGCCTGGTGATCGTCGGAGGTGACGGCCCGTCGCAAGGCGGTAAAAGCATACGCGAAGAGTTGGAGGGGCTGGCCCGTCTTCTTAGAATTCGCGAGCGGGTAATATTCACGGGGCGTGTGGAGGACCCAGGGCCGTACATTAGACGTTTCAACGTGGCTGTCCTTTGCTCTGAATCGGAAGGTTTCTCCAACTCCGTCATGGAGTACATGCAGGCCGGGCGTCCGATCGTCTGCACCGACACCGGAGGCAATCCGGAGCTAGTGCACGATAATTGTAATGGCCTTCTTGTTCCTGTCGGGGATGTCAGGGCACTCGCTGACCGCCTTATTCGGCTGCTTTCTGACAGTGAGCTGGCGCGCCGGTTGGGCGAGGCTGCGCGTGAGACTGTCCGGTCCAGCTACACCCATACGCGCATGGTCACCGAGCAGATGGCCTGCTACGACGAGGTCCTGTCGGTTGGGCTATCCGGGTGTAGATTTAGCCGGGTGTCAGAGAGGGTGCGACCCCCGGTGCGAGATTCCTGA
- a CDS encoding glycosyltransferase family 2 protein, with translation MPVEVGFWVCLGLVGYVYAGYPAAVFFLSRILGRDLRKADIEPMVTVLISAFNEEREIERTVVNKLSQNYPQDRLEVIVTSDGSTDRTDEIVRKLAERNGGRLRLLRQEPRQGKTQALNLAVTRASGDILLFADANSMYTPDTLRLLVRSFADPSVGYVTGRMIYTNPDGSGIGEGSGAYMRYENLLRAWETRLGSVVGVVGGIDAVRRDLYVPMRPDHLPDFVLPLGVVEQGKRVVYEPDALLYEPALSRAADEFRMRVRVSLRALWALYDKRKLLNPFCFPLFAWQMLSHKVLRYGAFLLLMGLLLFNALAIGGKPFYLWFFILQLVAYAFAALGHLLRHMPTGASKLLAPYYFVMLNTACAVAFWEFVNGRKMVLWKPRGGTY, from the coding sequence ATGCCCGTGGAAGTTGGATTTTGGGTTTGTCTAGGATTGGTTGGCTATGTCTATGCGGGCTATCCAGCGGCAGTTTTCTTTCTGTCTCGCATCCTTGGCCGCGACCTTCGCAAGGCCGACATCGAACCCATGGTAACCGTCCTCATCTCCGCGTTTAATGAGGAACGGGAGATCGAGCGCACTGTGGTCAACAAGCTTTCCCAAAACTACCCGCAAGACCGCCTTGAAGTAATTGTGACCTCGGACGGATCGACGGATCGGACCGATGAGATCGTTCGAAAACTCGCCGAGCGCAACGGGGGGCGGCTCAGACTCCTGCGTCAGGAACCCCGGCAGGGAAAAACGCAGGCCCTTAATCTGGCAGTAACCCGCGCCTCTGGAGATATCCTTCTATTCGCCGATGCCAACTCGATGTATACGCCAGACACCTTACGTTTACTGGTCCGCAGCTTTGCGGATCCATCCGTGGGCTATGTAACCGGCCGAATGATTTATACGAATCCGGACGGATCTGGGATCGGCGAAGGGTCCGGTGCGTATATGCGCTACGAAAACCTGTTGCGTGCTTGGGAGACACGGCTCGGCTCCGTCGTCGGCGTGGTCGGCGGGATTGATGCGGTCCGCCGTGACCTCTACGTACCGATGCGCCCCGATCACTTGCCGGACTTCGTCTTGCCGCTCGGTGTGGTCGAGCAAGGCAAGCGTGTTGTGTACGAGCCCGACGCATTGTTGTACGAGCCCGCACTATCCCGTGCGGCTGATGAGTTCCGCATGCGGGTGCGAGTCTCGCTGCGCGCACTCTGGGCGCTGTACGACAAACGGAAGTTGCTTAACCCTTTCTGTTTTCCCTTGTTCGCTTGGCAGATGCTCTCCCACAAAGTGCTCCGGTACGGGGCGTTTCTGCTACTCATGGGGCTTCTGCTGTTCAATGCCTTGGCGATCGGCGGGAAGCCGTTCTACCTCTGGTTTTTTATCCTGCAACTGGTGGCCTATGCGTTCGCAGCGCTAGGGCACTTGCTCAGACACATGCCCACTGGGGCGTCTAAGCTGCTTGCGCCTTACTATTTCGTTATGCTAAACACCGCGTGTGCGGTTGCGTTCTGGGAGTTCGTAAACGGGCGGAAAATGGTTCTCTGGAAACCCAGAGGAGGGACCTATTAG
- the asnB gene encoding asparagine synthase (glutamine-hydrolyzing) encodes MCGICGFFGEHAAISNDTLERMNHTLARRGPDEGGVFREPGVGLAMRRLSIIDLDGGRQPIHNEDGSVWVVYNGEIYNYRELRAALQQRGHRFQTNTDTEVIVHLYEEYGDDVVQHLRGMFAFALWDTSRSRGLLVRDRLGIKPLFYTRVGATLVFGSEMKAVLASGIVDRELDYQALDAFVTFTYIPAPLTIYRAVHKLEPGHLLVYERGRVEKRRYWDLDFAHPEQGLDGREWLERFDGAIKDAVTSHLVSDVPVGAFLSGGIDSSLVVALMSQRLDEPVQTFTMGFDSERNPLIDERPLAAMVAARYGCEFHEYSVQPDFRAIVGDIVNAFDEPFSDDSVIPSYYISKLTRQQVKVALSGLGGDELFAGYERYSGVLLSQYYSCLVPRPLHRQVILPAIQLLPEPEHGGDRVDHAKRFVAAALLSPAERYLSYVSTISSQERRQLFSYDIAKQIDFDATDRMITDLYEHCNAPDDLSRALYVDMKTYLAEDILALSDRLSMWHSLEVRVPLVDHHLVELSARLPARYKLNWRRKKILLKQIAARCLPAAVVGHRKQGFESPMAAWLRTDLANYARDILGQGRLGGAGLFDGSYVCAKLEEHLAGRHKNNKLLFSLIMFQEWYERHAA; translated from the coding sequence ATGTGCGGGATATGCGGATTCTTCGGAGAGCATGCCGCGATTTCCAACGACACCTTGGAACGCATGAATCACACACTCGCGCGGCGCGGGCCCGACGAGGGCGGTGTATTCCGGGAACCCGGGGTCGGGCTGGCCATGAGGCGTTTGAGCATCATCGATCTGGATGGCGGACGCCAGCCGATTCACAATGAGGACGGCTCGGTATGGGTGGTCTACAACGGTGAGATCTATAACTACCGTGAACTACGCGCCGCGTTGCAGCAGCGCGGTCACCGTTTCCAGACCAACACCGACACAGAGGTCATCGTACACCTTTACGAGGAATACGGCGATGACGTAGTTCAGCACCTGCGGGGCATGTTCGCCTTTGCCCTATGGGACACAAGCAGAAGTCGCGGTCTGCTCGTGCGGGACAGACTCGGGATCAAACCATTGTTTTATACGCGGGTCGGCGCTACGTTGGTGTTCGGCTCGGAGATGAAAGCCGTCCTTGCCTCGGGCATCGTCGACCGGGAACTGGACTACCAAGCACTCGACGCCTTCGTAACCTTCACTTACATACCTGCCCCGCTCACCATCTATCGCGCGGTGCATAAGCTAGAGCCTGGCCATCTGCTGGTGTACGAACGCGGACGGGTTGAGAAGCGCCGCTATTGGGATCTGGACTTCGCCCACCCCGAACAGGGACTCGACGGCCGGGAGTGGCTGGAGCGCTTCGACGGGGCCATCAAGGATGCTGTAACCTCGCATCTGGTGAGCGATGTACCGGTTGGGGCTTTCCTATCCGGCGGCATTGACAGCAGCCTGGTGGTAGCACTTATGAGCCAGCGCCTCGATGAGCCGGTACAGACCTTTACCATGGGGTTTGACAGCGAGCGCAACCCGCTAATCGATGAGCGCCCGTTAGCAGCTATGGTGGCAGCACGTTACGGCTGTGAATTCCACGAGTACTCAGTTCAGCCCGATTTCCGCGCGATTGTAGGTGATATCGTCAATGCTTTCGACGAACCGTTCTCGGACGACTCCGTTATACCCAGCTACTATATCTCTAAACTTACCAGGCAACAGGTCAAGGTGGCGCTATCCGGGCTTGGTGGTGACGAGCTATTCGCGGGCTACGAACGTTACTCCGGGGTCCTTTTGAGTCAATACTACTCCTGTCTGGTGCCACGCCCTCTGCATCGGCAGGTGATTCTGCCAGCGATTCAGCTATTGCCCGAGCCAGAACATGGCGGAGACCGCGTAGACCATGCCAAACGATTTGTCGCCGCCGCGCTACTGTCGCCGGCCGAGCGCTATCTAAGTTATGTCTCGACCATCTCTTCGCAAGAGCGCCGTCAACTGTTCTCGTACGACATCGCTAAGCAGATCGACTTCGATGCAACGGATCGGATGATCACGGATCTGTACGAGCACTGCAATGCTCCGGATGATCTGAGTAGGGCGCTCTATGTCGACATGAAGACCTATCTAGCGGAAGACATTCTTGCGCTGTCGGACCGGCTTAGTATGTGGCATTCTCTCGAAGTTCGCGTACCGTTGGTGGACCATCATCTGGTCGAATTGAGTGCGCGCCTGCCGGCCCGATACAAGCTTAACTGGCGCCGCAAGAAGATCCTGCTGAAGCAGATCGCCGCGCGTTGCTTACCGGCCGCAGTGGTGGGGCATCGGAAGCAAGGGTTCGAGTCGCCAATGGCCGCGTGGTTGCGCACGGACCTTGCGAATTACGCCCGCGACATCTTGGGCCAAGGCCGTCTGGGTGGTGCCGGGCTGTTCGATGGCAGTTATGTCTGCGCCAAGCTGGAGGAACATCTGGCCGGCCGTCACAAGAACAACAAGCTGCTTTTCTCTCTGATAATGTTTCAGGAGTGGTACGAGCGTCATGCGGCATGA
- a CDS encoding glycosyltransferase family 4 protein — MRVLVLDEEFPYPTNTGKRTRSFNLYRRLATQFPIRYVGYGEAGSAAAEALSRVGIEPVAVPVRLAPKHGPAFYLRLLSNLFSPLPYIVTSHYSCVYQDAVQDNLAQFRPDLVLCEWTPYAVYVKGISLVKKLVSTHNIEADIWQRYYENETNLLRSWYIREQWRKVERFERAALGWVDGAVAVSDRDHIRLARWQPRLPMTVVPNGADLDYFRSAPQPELRRHLVFSGSMDWRPNQDAARYFVRAILPLLRQARPDLECTFVGRSPPVDIQALGKVPGVHVTGTVHDVRPYVQGAAVYVVPLRIGGGSRLKILEALAMGRAVVSTSVGAEGLDVVHDRHVLLADDPRSFAESVLRLLDDPERCRRLAAEGRCLVEQRYGWDALAEKFRSFIHEVAEKAVPPILVGEVARPTTNAGRRAFAPGDGRGAHRP, encoded by the coding sequence ATGAGGGTGCTGGTACTGGACGAGGAGTTTCCCTACCCAACCAATACCGGCAAGCGTACGCGGAGCTTCAATCTTTATCGGCGGCTCGCGACGCAGTTCCCTATCCGCTATGTCGGCTACGGAGAGGCTGGTTCGGCAGCGGCGGAAGCACTCAGCAGGGTAGGTATTGAGCCGGTGGCAGTCCCGGTAAGGCTTGCTCCAAAGCATGGGCCAGCGTTTTATCTGCGATTGCTCTCCAATCTTTTTTCGCCGCTGCCGTATATCGTTACTAGTCACTACTCGTGCGTCTATCAAGATGCCGTACAGGACAATCTGGCGCAATTCCGGCCAGACCTAGTGCTCTGCGAGTGGACCCCCTACGCGGTTTATGTAAAAGGGATTTCGTTGGTTAAGAAACTGGTGTCGACACACAACATCGAGGCGGATATCTGGCAGCGGTATTACGAGAACGAAACCAACTTGCTTCGCAGCTGGTACATCCGCGAGCAGTGGCGGAAGGTCGAACGGTTCGAACGTGCGGCGCTAGGTTGGGTGGACGGCGCCGTCGCCGTCTCCGACCGGGACCACATCCGGTTAGCCCGATGGCAGCCCCGGCTGCCAATGACGGTAGTACCAAACGGTGCGGACCTGGACTACTTTCGCTCGGCGCCCCAGCCCGAGCTCCGGCGACACCTAGTCTTCAGCGGGTCCATGGACTGGCGCCCGAATCAGGACGCGGCGCGGTATTTCGTCCGGGCGATTCTGCCGCTGTTACGACAGGCTCGCCCCGATCTGGAATGTACATTTGTAGGCCGCAGTCCGCCGGTAGATATCCAGGCATTAGGGAAAGTGCCGGGTGTGCACGTCACTGGGACGGTGCATGACGTCAGGCCGTATGTGCAAGGCGCAGCCGTGTATGTAGTCCCACTACGGATTGGAGGTGGTTCCCGCTTGAAAATACTGGAGGCGCTGGCAATGGGGCGCGCCGTGGTGTCGACTTCGGTCGGTGCGGAGGGGCTTGATGTCGTCCACGATCGGCACGTACTTCTGGCGGATGATCCCCGCAGCTTCGCCGAGTCCGTGTTGCGGCTCCTGGACGATCCGGAGCGGTGCCGAAGGCTTGCCGCGGAAGGCAGATGTCTGGTCGAACAGCGTTATGGATGGGATGCCCTGGCTGAAAAATTCCGCAGTTTCATCCACGAAGTCGCCGAGAAGGCAGTGCCACCGATTTTGGTCGGAGAGGTGGCGCGCCCGACGACCAACGCGGGGCGCCGTGCATTTGCTCCGGGCGATGGAAGGGGCGCGCACCGACCATAG
- the rfaH gene encoding transcription/translation regulatory transformer protein RfaH gives MKKTWHEARNNERIDIVRNWYLVHTKPRKESVAEENLERQGYEVYLPLIHQQRRRYERWVQIIEPLFPRYLFIRLRPGYDNMAPVRYTSGVQNFVRFTEEPAIVPGIVVDSIMRTADASTGLHSPKRLAFQRGDTVMIEQGPLAHLQAIVWGESGEERVMILLKILGRETVVTVSRNLLGLA, from the coding sequence GTGAAAAAAACCTGGCATGAGGCAAGGAACAACGAGAGAATAGATATTGTTAGAAATTGGTATCTTGTCCACACAAAACCGAGAAAGGAATCGGTTGCCGAGGAAAACCTCGAACGCCAGGGATACGAAGTCTATTTGCCTTTAATCCATCAACAACGCCGACGATATGAACGCTGGGTACAGATCATCGAACCTTTGTTCCCTCGTTATTTGTTCATACGCCTCCGGCCCGGCTACGACAATATGGCGCCGGTACGCTATACCAGCGGGGTACAGAATTTCGTGCGTTTCACAGAGGAGCCGGCCATTGTTCCCGGCATAGTAGTTGACTCTATTATGCGGACCGCCGATGCGAGTACCGGCCTGCATTCCCCAAAGCGACTAGCGTTCCAGAGAGGCGATACCGTGATGATTGAACAGGGACCGCTCGCTCATCTGCAGGCGATCGTATGGGGTGAATCGGGAGAAGAGCGCGTGATGATCCTGCTTAAGATCTTGGGGCGGGAAACGGTTGTGACGGTCTCGCGGAACCTGTTAGGATTGGCTTAG
- a CDS encoding TIGR03013 family PEP-CTERM/XrtA system glycosyltransferase, which produces MLMVVEVLILVLTLYAGALLRFAGEFAIATETIGSLLPRALVFAVVMELGMAAMGMYAPSQREGLRGTLFRLVVGLMLGAVAMMVSVYIFPNLYLGQGALVLATAVAFIGIGTIRALGFTSTGNRIFNRIFSRRVLVMGTGNEARSILEMRRRADWRSSELLGFSRVEDQDCAIPQDKIVAINKPLAEFATERDIDVIVVSLDERRNRCPIDQLLECKMIGIDVIDTATFFERQFGQVRLDLLRPSHFIFSDGFQVSSFSEFIKRCIDVVTSVVLISITWPIMLLTALAILVESGWGSPIFYQQIRITQYGKPFNIFKFRSMRVDAEGAQGARWAQANDKRVTWVGAIIRKLRADELPQIFNVLRGEMSFVGPRPERPEFVTELEKTLPFYANRHRVKAGISGWAQLCYPYGSSEKDARQKLQYDLYYIKNNSVFLYLLILLQTVEAVLFGKGAR; this is translated from the coding sequence ATGCTCATGGTAGTTGAGGTCCTGATCCTAGTCCTCACGCTTTACGCGGGAGCGCTGCTGCGCTTCGCCGGGGAATTCGCTATCGCGACGGAGACAATCGGGTCGTTGTTACCACGTGCCCTCGTTTTTGCCGTGGTGATGGAGCTTGGTATGGCGGCCATGGGTATGTACGCCCCAAGTCAAAGGGAAGGGCTCCGCGGAACACTGTTCCGGTTAGTCGTGGGCCTGATGTTGGGCGCGGTTGCCATGATGGTAAGTGTTTATATATTTCCGAATCTCTATTTGGGCCAAGGCGCGCTGGTGCTCGCCACAGCCGTGGCGTTTATAGGGATCGGTACGATCCGCGCCCTAGGTTTTACTTCCACGGGTAACAGGATCTTTAACCGGATCTTTAGTCGACGGGTACTGGTGATGGGTACGGGTAATGAGGCCAGATCGATTTTAGAAATGCGGCGTCGTGCGGATTGGCGAAGCTCTGAATTGCTGGGTTTTTCTAGAGTGGAAGATCAGGACTGTGCCATTCCCCAAGACAAAATCGTGGCGATCAATAAGCCCTTGGCAGAATTTGCTACGGAACGAGATATCGATGTAATCGTGGTTTCCCTGGATGAACGGCGGAACAGGTGCCCTATCGATCAGTTGCTTGAGTGTAAGATGATAGGAATTGACGTGATTGACACGGCCACCTTCTTCGAGCGTCAATTCGGGCAGGTGAGGCTCGACCTTCTTCGTCCGAGCCATTTTATATTCTCGGACGGGTTCCAGGTGAGCAGCTTCTCCGAGTTCATTAAGCGCTGCATCGATGTCGTGACGAGCGTAGTTTTGATTTCTATAACCTGGCCTATCATGCTGCTCACTGCACTGGCGATATTGGTGGAAAGCGGATGGGGAAGTCCCATCTTTTATCAGCAAATCCGCATAACGCAGTACGGTAAGCCCTTCAACATATTTAAATTTCGCAGTATGCGCGTTGATGCAGAGGGCGCGCAAGGCGCGCGCTGGGCGCAGGCAAATGACAAGCGTGTCACTTGGGTAGGGGCAATTATCCGAAAGCTTCGCGCTGATGAATTGCCGCAGATTTTTAATGTCTTGCGCGGTGAGATGAGCTTCGTTGGCCCACGACCGGAGCGTCCAGAGTTTGTGACCGAGCTTGAAAAGACGCTACCGTTCTATGCGAACCGGCATCGGGTTAAGGCAGGTATCAGTGGTTGGGCCCAGCTCTGCTATCCGTACGGCTCCTCGGAGAAAGACGCACGGCAGAAACTCCAGTACGATTTGTATTACATTAAAAACAATAGCGTTTTTCTATACTTATTGATATTGTTGCAGACGGTGGAAGCAGTACTGTTTGGAAAAGGGGCGAGGTAG